Part of the Deltaproteobacteria bacterium genome is shown below.
GCTTCGAGATCTGCCGGAAGATCCGCTCCTCGAAGCGCTTCGGCCACGTGCCGGTGATCATGATCTCCGCCATCTACCGCGGCTGGCGCTACGCCCAGGACGTGACGGAGGTCTACGGCGCCACCGACTTCCTCGAGAAGCCCTTCCGCCTCCCGGATCTCCTCCGGCGGCTCAAGGCCGCGCTCGAGGGAGCGAAGCCCGTCCCCGAGGCCGGCGAGGAGGCCCGGGAGAGGGCGACCCGCGCCTACCGTCGAGGGGTCGGGCTGCTCAAGGTGGGCAAGGTCGAGGGCGCCATCGAGGCCTTCCAGGAGGGCCTCGCCGCCGACCCCTTCGCCCCCTCCCTGCACTTCAGCCTCGGTCGGGCCACCCAGATGAAGGGTGACGTCTTCGGGGCGATCTCCTCCTACGAGAAGGCCGTCGAGCTGAAGCCGGATCTCCACCCCGCCCTGAAGTCGATGGCGCTGCTCTACGAGAAGCAGGGCTTCCGCCGCAAGGCGATCGAGCTGTGGGAGCGCGCCCTCCCGGTCTCCCCCGACGCCGAGGCCCGGACGCTGGCCCGGGACCACCTGCTGCGGCTGCTCGAGGCGCCGGCCGGCCGACCGAGCGCCGACGAGTGATGCGATCCGCATGAAGTTTCGCTGCGAGTCCTGCGGACAGAAGTACTCCCTCCCGGACGAGAGGGTCGCCGGCAAGACGCTGAAGATCCGCTGCCGCAAGTGCGGGCAGACCCTGCGGATCACCGGCAAGCCGCTGGCCGCGCCGGCGCCGACCCTGGAGGAGGAGCAGGAGGCCACCCGGGCGATGCCCGCCTCCCAGCTGAAGGCCGCGCTGAGCCAGACGCGCGAGAGCAGCGGCGTGGTCCGCGGCCTCGCCCCCGAGGGTACCCGCCGCGCCTCGGGGACGGAGCCCGGTGGTGCCGCGACGCCGCCGCCACCGCCGGCCTCGGCGCTGGAGGCCTCGTCGGTCGAGGCGCCCGCGGAGGCCTGGTTCGCCGTCATCTCCGGCAAGCAGGAGGGCCCGATGGATCTCGCGGCCCTGCGCGCCGCGGTGGTGGCGGGGAGGATCGGGCGGAAGACCTACGTCTGGAGCGAGGAGATCGACGACTGGCGGCCCATCGCCAGCGTCCCCCGGCTGCGGCCGCTCCTCGACGAGGTGGAGCCCCCTCCGCCGCCCGCCGGCCCCCACGTCGCGGCGGGCACCCTGCAGATGCGCAGCGAGGAGATCGCCGCCGCCGAGGCCGACGCCCGCGCGAAGGCCTCCGGCCTGCCGGAGGGCGCCGACGCGAGCCTCGCCGCCGCCATCGAGCAGGCGACCGAGGCGGCGCTGGCCGGCGGCTTGGACGAGGCGCCGGAGGGCGACCCCTCGGAGGGTCCCTGGGCCGAGACCGAGGCCGAGTCCGAGGACATCCCGATCTCCAGCTTCGAGGACTCCATCCCACCCGGTCAGGATGCGATCGGGGAGGCGCTCGAGGAGGAGGAGGAGGTCGACCCCTTCGCCGCGGTGCCCGACGGCCCCGAGGTGAAGGAGCCCCGGGAGACCACCGAGATGTTCATCCTGGCCTCCGGGGTGAACAAGCGGCGTAGCCCGATCCGGATCGCGGCGGCGCTCCTGGCCCTCGTGGGCTTCCTCGGCGGGATGGGCTACCTGCTCACCCTCGGCGGCGTCGACCTGAAGGGCCTGGTCCCGGGGAGGAGCAAGAGCGAGGACCGGGGGACCCGCGAGGCGGGGCCGGTGGACGAGGAGCGGGCGCAGCGCATCCGGGAGCAGATGCTCGGAGCGGACAAGCCGCCCCCCGCCGAGACCTCCACGGGGGGAGCGCTGCGGATCACCGCCCGGCGCCCGAAGGAGGCGGCCGATCCCGTCGGGGACGAGCCGGTCAAGGAGAAGGAGGAGCGCAAGGTCGAGGAGCTCAGCGCGGCCGACAAGGCCGCGGTGGCCGCCCTCTACGGGGAGCGCAAGACCCAGGTCCAGATCAAGGTGAAGGCCAAGGACTCGAAGGAGGGGGTCGACTCGGTCGAGAGCCCCATCGAGCCGGAGGTGGTGGCGCGGAAGATCGGGGAGTCGAGCAAGGCCTTCCAGAGCTGCGTGCAGCAGGAGCTGCGCCGCAACCCGGGCTTCGCCGGTGGGCGGGTCACGCTCACCGTCACCGTCCTGCCCAGCGGGATCGTGAGCTCGGCGGCCATCAGCGACAAATCGATCCATGTGTCAGACGTAGGGGTCTGTATCCGACGCTCGATCAAGCGGGCGGTCTTCCCCAGCTACGGGGGAGATGGGCCCGTGGACTTCGAGGTTCCCCTCGTACTCTCCACTGGATACTGACCATGCACACCGACCCCCGAGCCCCTGGAACCGCCGCCGTCCTCTCCCTCGTCGTTCCGGGGGTCGGGCAGATCTACAACGGTGACTTCCTCCGGGGCATCTTCTGGCTGATCATCACGCCGGGCTTCTGGATCGGCAGCGGCGGGCTCCTGGGCTGGGTCTGCCACCTGGTGGCGGCCTACACCGCCTACCACCGGGCCGACGCTCACCGCTGACGCCTTTGCCGCGCGGCAGCCCCCGTATAGGATGCCGCGCTGATGGGGATCGCCGGCTCCGAACTACAGCGGGAACTGCAGGACGAGGGCCGGCTCGCCGCCCACCTCGAGCGCCTGGAGACCGAGGAGCGCTTCGAGAGCCTCTTCCAGTCGCTGGAGGAGATCGCGCGGATCCACCCCGACCCGCAGAGGGCCGCCGCCTTCGCCCGGCGCGCCGCCCGGCTCGCCCGGGATCGCCTGGGCGCGAGCGACCAGAGCCTGGCCACCAGCCAGCTGGCCCTCGAGCGGGATCCGAGTGACGCCGAGGCCTGGGGGCTGCTGGCCGAGCTCTTCCGCTCGACGAACCGGTGGCCCGAGCTGGTGGAGGCGCTGGTGCGCCTCGGGGAGATCGCCCCCGAGCCGGCGCTGCGCGCCGAGTACTTCGCCGAGGCCGCGGACCTCGCCGAGCGTGAGCTGGAGGATCTGGGGCGCGCCCACCGCCTCTACCTGCGCGCCCTGCGCGCGCTCCCGCCCTGGCTGGGGTCGGGGCAGGCCGCCGCGCGGCTGCTGGCCAGCGAGAGCCGGGCTCGCCGGATCGAGGCCTGGCTCCGGGAGGAGGTCTCGGCCCTCGGTGCGTCCGGCGCGGCCGGGTCCGATCTGCGGCGGGCCGATCTCCTCCTCAACCTGGGCAGGGTGTGGGTCGTCGATCCCGCGCGGCGCGAGGGCGCCGTGGAGAGCCTGCTCACGGCCGCCGAGCTGACCGACTCGGTGGGGCAGGTGGCGCTGCAGCTCCTCGGCGGGCTGCACACCCTGGAGGAGGGCTGGCGCGACCTCTTCGACCTCCTCCTGGTCGAGGCCGAGACCCAGATCGAATCCGAGCCCCGGGTGGCGGTGGAGAACCTCCACCGCGCCGCGGAGGCCGCCCTGGAGGCGCCGGCCGACCTGCACCGGGCGAAGCGGGCCCTCAAGACCATCCTGGGGCTCCACCCCGAGGACACCCGCGCCGCCGACGCGAT
Proteins encoded:
- a CDS encoding DUF5683 domain-containing protein, translating into MHTDPRAPGTAAVLSLVVPGVGQIYNGDFLRGIFWLIITPGFWIGSGGLLGWVCHLVAAYTAYHRADAHR
- a CDS encoding GYF domain-containing protein, which produces MKFRCESCGQKYSLPDERVAGKTLKIRCRKCGQTLRITGKPLAAPAPTLEEEQEATRAMPASQLKAALSQTRESSGVVRGLAPEGTRRASGTEPGGAATPPPPPASALEASSVEAPAEAWFAVISGKQEGPMDLAALRAAVVAGRIGRKTYVWSEEIDDWRPIASVPRLRPLLDEVEPPPPPAGPHVAAGTLQMRSEEIAAAEADARAKASGLPEGADASLAAAIEQATEAALAGGLDEAPEGDPSEGPWAETEAESEDIPISSFEDSIPPGQDAIGEALEEEEEVDPFAAVPDGPEVKEPRETTEMFILASGVNKRRSPIRIAAALLALVGFLGGMGYLLTLGGVDLKGLVPGRSKSEDRGTREAGPVDEERAQRIREQMLGADKPPPAETSTGGALRITARRPKEAADPVGDEPVKEKEERKVEELSAADKAAVAALYGERKTQVQIKVKAKDSKEGVDSVESPIEPEVVARKIGESSKAFQSCVQQELRRNPGFAGGRVTLTVTVLPSGIVSSAAISDKSIHVSDVGVCIRRSIKRAVFPSYGGDGPVDFEVPLVLSTGY